The DNA sequence ctcagTCCGAGCTGATTAACCTGtactacaaataccattaaaaaaaaatggagcaggAAGTGGGGAGCGGGAACCAGAGGGAAACAAAGAGAGGAAGCAACGGAGCCCCCGGAAATGCCGCAGACCAAGTTACTGACTCATTTGTGTTACGAATAGATGAGAAAAACGTGAACTGTAGTTGAGGTGGTGGGCAGCGGTGAGGAGAATCCAAGGAAGATCAGAAAGACCCAAGCCCCGGTTCAGATTGATTCGGCCTTTGTGGGCTGAAGAAGGCGGTGACTTACCAAACTCTATGGGATCGCTCCAAATGCCCTTAACTAGGGGACTCCGATCATAGACCGCACGCACTCGCAGAATATACTTGAATCGTCGATCGTAACTGTTGTAGTTGTAGAAGGTCTCCGTTTGATGACCTGACTCAGTTGACGTGACAACCTTGGAAAACGAAAGAAAATCCCTTTGCCACATCTGCACTGGCCTCTGACGATGCTTTCAATCGAATCATAGTATTTGTGGAGCgtctcttgtgtgcagagcacagtactaaatgttcCCGAGAGCGCGATAGAGTTGGGAGATTCGATCCCTACCCTCCAGGCTTTCAGCCTTTTAATAAgctcttggattttttttgttttgcttatgatatttgtttagatcCTCACAATGTACCCCGCAAtgaaataagccctggggtagattccaacTAATCGGGTGAGACtatttcccacacagggctctcagtcttaatccccattttacagatgagggaactgagccccagagaagtgaagtgaaccaaggcttgggagtccgaggacgtgggttttaatcccgattacgtcacttgcctgctgggtcactttgggcGGGTCggttcatttctttgggcctcagttccctctgctataaaatagggattcgattccTGTAGTTCCTCCTActtatgtgagccccacgtgggacctgattatctcctgtctctccccactccagttcacttTACTCTGCTTAACACATCATTTTTCCACACAattcttcagtccatgtttccccactcctcggaaacctccagaggttgcccatccacctccacgtccgACGGAAactggggcttgggagagtacggtacaagagtaaacagacacactgcctgcccacaatgagtttacagtgaagGTTAACTAGGCTTAACCTCTGAGCTGGGGGTAGAAAATGAAGAGCATACTCACTTTCTCTGAGGAATTGCCAACCTAAGAAAGACAGGGAAACCAAGTCATTTTTCCAGAATCTTAAACACATTCTCCTTGGATTGTTAATCAGACCTAATGAATCCCCCTGCCATCGGCTCATCTCTTTGCCCAACTAATTTCCCCAGTGCTGCACCCAGTGTCCTGAGTGAAGGGATCCATGAGGGGTCTGTGCTATGTAGTAGGCTCCCCCTTGGGCGAGCACAGTCAGTTCTCCGACGGGAGGGGGTCGGGGTAGGAAGGTGTCACATTCTGGACTAGAAAGATCCCGGGTCTGGGACTCacggggcttgggttctaatcctggccctaccacttgcctgcaggcCAGTCagtcgacttctctgggcctcaatttcctgatctgtaagATGGGGTGACGGTGACAGGGAGGAGACCCAAGTGGTGGTcccgaggagagagggagaggatacAGGGAGGTCCCGGCCGAGAAACCTGCCGAGCAGAGGAATCAGTCACGCAATCGACGgtgcttaccgagcgcttactgtgtgcagagcaccgttcccaagcgcttgggagagtccaaccccacagagcaggcagacacattccctgcccacaactagctgacAGACTAGAGCAAGAAGGTGGTCCGGGAAGGGAGGGACTgttttttggtggggtttttttgaggaacccattaataaatacaattattagtactactatGGCCAGCCAGCTGGGACcattaataaatgttggtatttgttaagcgcttactatgtgccgagcactgttctaagcgctgggtagacataggggaagcaagttgtcccacgtggggctcacagtcttaatccccattttacagatgagggaactgaggcacagagaagttaagtgacttgcccacagtcacacagccgacaagtggcagagcggggattcgaactcatgagtcctgattccagggcccgtgctctttccactgagccatgctgcttctctaataaatgcaattattagtactactatGGCCAGCCAGCTGGGACGGTGGATACATATTATCGGGAACTCCGGGAAAGAGAGCTCATACCTTTTTCAGGATACTGATTTCAAAGCCGAAGTAATACGCTTGTAGTGCTCTTCTGCTTTCTGGCTCGTGCCAGGATATGAGGCAATTGGATTCAGAGCAGTTCACAGTAATATTCCTCGGTGGATTGAAAATTTCTGAAAAGCGAACTGAAATCTAGTCAtagcagtaattatggtatttgcaaagcgcttactaggtgccaagcactgtactaagcggtgaggtagatataaggtaatcaggttgtcccatgaggggcttaccctctcaatccccattttacagatgaagtaactgaggcaataaataccacggtgtgactgactgactgactgactgactgactgaattcgtGGACGAGAGATCCACAGTTGGAGGTTGCTTGAGGGATAAAGGTGTGGGTGTGAAATGATGCATTCCTAAGCAGTCAGGAGATCGATATAAATGAAAGCGCCAGCATTAGCAAGAGTCAGGCTTTTGGAATGCACGATGAGACTTCAATGGAAAGATTACCATATTCATCCATCATTTCTGTAAACGTTCTATTCATCCATTCTGCCGTTTCGTTCCTCACGCTTGCCATGAGAAAATAAATCTTCTGTTCTTTTGGTACGTTATCAAAGTGACATCCGACGTTCCGTCCTTGAATATCGGTGGTGTACGTCAAACATTCCCTGAAATAGCCAAAGGTCTATAATAAAGGCTCCATCCAAGCCGGAGGGGGACCAtgtagcttagtggctagagaccgggccctggagtcagaaggtctcgggttctaatcccggctccgccacttgtcggctgtgcggccttggacaagtcgcttcacttgtccgtgcctcagttccctcgtctgtaagatgcggattaagaccgtgagccccatgtgggacagggactgtgtccaacctgattagcttgcatctatcccccagcgcttattagaTTACCTGACAGGCAGTAAGCGCTTTATTtcttaatcgtatttgttaagtgcttactacgtgtcaaacaccgttctaagctctgggccagATATAAGTTCGTTagtttaggcacagtccctgtcccgcatgggactccggGTCTAAATTGTAGGGAGAATAGAAGTGAGGCACagttaaacgacttgtccaatgtcacgcagcaagcactgggcagagctggaattagaatccaggtcctctgactctcaggcttaacCAACGTCATTAAATAAAACCAAAAAGAGGTCTAGTTCGCACTCACTGGGAAGGTTCTATGTACAGGTAATGCTGTATGTCTTTGTCCTCAGCGATATCCCAAGTGCAATTCATGAAGGTGACGTTGTAAACCCGACAGGTGATAGGGATTTCACATCCTTCGTTGTTGTCTGGGAagacacagaaaggaaaaaaaagtaggtACTGACGAAAACAGTTCTCATAATCTGTTAGCCGGGGACATTTGCACTGACcaaggcagaagcagtgtggtctgatggaaagagcccaggcccgggagtcggaggacgtgggttccgatcccggctctgccacctgtctgccgtgggaTCTTGGGCGAGACCTCGGCTctcctcagctttaaagcccttccGAAATCCCTCTTCCGCTGGTGAGCTTTCCTCCGTTCAGTCACCAGCTccactttcccttcttcctgtctgcaCTATCCGATGTGTCCCGTCCGTCTCCCTCccaagatcgtaagctccttgtggagagggatcgCAGCCGTTGTACCATAacgagagctcagtacggtgctttgcagacGGTAGGGAAGCggggcggcctaatggaaagagctcgagcttgggagtcggaggccgggggttctaatcgcgcctctgccacctgtctgctgggtgaccttgggcaagtcccttaattctctgggcttcagtgacctcatctataaaatgaggattaagagtgtgagccccatgtgtccaacttgatgcccttgtacctaccccagagcttagaacagtgcttggcacttagtaagcacttaacaaataccattactattaacagtactcgtctgctcaactgtatatattttcattaccctatttattttgctaatgaaatgtacatcgcctcgattctatttagttgccattgtttttacgagatgttcttccccttgactctatttattgccgtcgttctcgtctgtccgtctcccccgattagaccgcaagcccgtcaaacggcagggaccgtctctatctgttgccgacttgttcattccaagcacttagtacagtgctctgcgcatagtaagcgctcaataaatactattgaatgaataatattaatcctgcctctgtgagTTGCCTCCTGTGAAGGCTTGGGAAGCTACTTCacccgtgactcagtttcctcatctgtaaaatggggatgaaataccaacTCGGAATCAATcaaggaatcagtggtatttatggggctctgaatcaatcaactgtatgtattgagggcttaccgtgtaaagagcaccgtacgaagcgcttgggagagtccgatacaacaatataacagatacatttcacaCCCACagtaagcagcatagcttaggggatagagtccgagcttgagaatcagaggatctgggttctaatcccggttccgccacctgtctgcagtatgaccATGGGAACgtcaccacttctctgagcctcaatttgctcatctgtaaaatggggattaagactatgaaccccatcttCACAGCATTTTGGAGCATATTGGAGTCCTCTAGACTagtaagatggttgtgggcagggattgactctctttattgctgaattatactttccaagcgcttagtaaggtgctctacaaacagcaagcgctcaataaatatgactgaatgaatgaatgtgggccagggtctaGGTCCAACCGGATTCTGTcgtgtgaactctcccaagcgcctagtacaacgctctgcccatagtaagtgctcaataaatatgactgatcgatcaaaatgattgagtgattagcttgcacctaccccagcactaagtatagtgtctggcacatagtaagcgcgtagcaGATATT is a window from the Ornithorhynchus anatinus isolate Pmale09 chromosome 15, mOrnAna1.pri.v4, whole genome shotgun sequence genome containing:
- the LOC103171406 gene encoding granulocyte-macrophage colony-stimulating factor receptor subunit alpha-like isoform X2, with the translated sequence MVWGGGPSSPRDSLLSGLCWAVLLWAVGGLTSAQSDNNEGCEIPITCRVYNVTFMNCTWDIAEDKDIQHYLYIEPSQECLTYTTDIQGRNVGCHFDNVPKEQKIYFLMASVRNETAEWMNRTFTEMMDEYEIFNPPRNITVNCSESNCLISWHEPESRRALQAYYFGFEISILKKVGNSSEKVVTSTESGHQTETFYNYNSYDRRFKYILRVRAVYDRSPLVKGIWSDPIEFGSGEQPGSPWLVWVLVVFGSLVFALGIICLWKSLVLKRLFPRVPQIKDKISDFAQPQNSHIIWEEFKQSPEQCEVELIRSQGPKA
- the LOC103171406 gene encoding granulocyte-macrophage colony-stimulating factor receptor subunit alpha-like isoform X1; the protein is MVWGGGPSSPRDSLLSGLCWAVLLWAVGGLTSAQSDNNEGCEIPITCRVYNVTFMNCTWDIAEDKDIQHYLYIEPSQECLTYTTDIQGRNVGCHFDNVPKEQKIYFLMASVRNETAEWMNRTFTEMMDEYVRFSEIFNPPRNITVNCSESNCLISWHEPESRRALQAYYFGFEISILKKVGNSSEKVVTSTESGHQTETFYNYNSYDRRFKYILRVRAVYDRSPLVKGIWSDPIEFGSGEQPGSPWLVWVLVVFGSLVFALGIICLWKSLVLKRLFPRVPQIKDKISDFAQPQNSHIIWEEFKQSPEQCEVELIRSQGPKA